From Arcobacter lacus, one genomic window encodes:
- the ybaK gene encoding Cys-tRNA(Pro) deacylase: MTPAINLLKKNKCDFKIHKYEHDSDCTNFGDEAVEKLGLDANQVYKTLLVELTPKELVVCVLPVANQLSLKEVATIFGVKKAEMASKDEAQKVTGYLLGGISPLGQKKLLRTVLDESTKSFETIFISGGKRGLDIEVKPKDLEVLLKAKIGKITA, from the coding sequence GTGACACCAGCAATTAATCTATTAAAAAAAAATAAATGTGATTTTAAAATACATAAATATGAGCACGATTCAGATTGTACAAATTTTGGAGATGAAGCAGTTGAAAAACTGGGATTAGATGCGAATCAAGTATATAAAACTTTACTTGTAGAATTAACTCCAAAAGAGTTAGTTGTTTGTGTTTTACCAGTTGCAAACCAACTAAGTCTTAAAGAAGTAGCAACTATTTTTGGTGTAAAAAAAGCTGAAATGGCTTCAAAAGATGAGGCACAAAAAGTAACTGGATATTTACTTGGAGGAATTTCTCCTTTAGGACAAAAAAAACTTCTTAGAACAGTTTTAGATGAGAGTACAAAAAGTTTTGAAACTATTTTTATAAGTGGTGGAAAAAGAGGACTTGATATAGAAGTGAAACCAAAAGATTTAGAAGTTCTTTTAAAAGCAAAAATAGGTAAGATTACGGCATAG
- a CDS encoding YceI family protein produces MKKVVISTLGLALMTSSLYAGVCSDKLKYDFTFYGAEDKSYVVTKNTFKTAISNFPSEKLLNATLNIDAMSIDTHADMSNVKAQWPAAMATVRDNNIRNSFFKIFEKDAGKVDVKIVKVGENSMDVEFKMNGVTKVIPFSYKTEGDTIKATGKLDVLAFGVDKAWAQLSAVAKPFHHGKSWSEIDINFEVPASCK; encoded by the coding sequence ATGAAAAAAGTAGTTATTTCAACTTTAGGTCTTGCGTTAATGACAAGTTCTTTATATGCTGGTGTTTGTTCAGACAAATTAAAATATGACTTCACATTTTATGGAGCTGAAGATAAATCTTATGTGGTTACAAAAAATACTTTCAAAACTGCTATTAGCAATTTCCCAAGTGAAAAATTATTAAATGCAACACTAAATATAGATGCCATGTCTATTGATACACATGCTGATATGAGTAATGTTAAAGCACAATGGCCTGCTGCTATGGCAACAGTTAGAGATAATAATATAAGAAATAGTTTCTTTAAAATATTTGAAAAAGATGCAGGTAAAGTTGATGTAAAAATCGTAAAAGTTGGTGAAAATTCAATGGATGTGGAATTTAAAATGAATGGTGTTACAAAAGTTATTCCATTTTCATATAAAACTGAAGGTGATACTATCAAAGCAACTGGAAAACTTGATGTTCTAGCTTTTGGTGTTGATAAAGCTTGGGCTCAACTTAGTGCAGTTGCGAAACCTTTCCACCACGGTAAGTCTTGGAGTGAAATCGATATAAATTTTGAAGTTCCTGCAAGTTGTAAATAA
- a CDS encoding DNA alkylation repair protein: MAELLKDLYSKEFIEKLGEKLFMVYPNFQKKEFIENVFCSIWQELELKPRMRHISMILHKHLPFSYKEQLDILKKVKEDFGGLEAMIFQDFVEVFGLDDLKESLKALEVFTIDSSSEFAIRQFILKYEEETMNQMKLWAKSSNEHLRRLASEGCRPRLPWAIALPKFKENPKKVLEIIELLKNDKSKYVQKSVANNLNDISKDNPNFVIEFVKDNLGFSKELDFICKHGSRTLLKSGNIEVLKLFSFEKVNHINISDFYCDESVEIGQDLNFSFQLKSDEKLGSIRVEYIIKYLKQKNKYSQKIFMITQSDFKEKLKRFNKKQSFKDMTTRKHIRGEHSLSIVINGEKIIEKPFVVN; encoded by the coding sequence ATGGCAGAACTTTTAAAAGATTTATATTCAAAAGAGTTTATTGAAAAATTAGGTGAAAAACTTTTTATGGTTTATCCTAATTTTCAAAAAAAAGAGTTTATAGAAAATGTATTTTGTTCTATTTGGCAAGAGTTGGAATTAAAACCTAGAATGAGACATATTTCTATGATTTTGCACAAACATTTGCCTTTTTCATATAAAGAACAACTTGATATATTAAAAAAAGTAAAAGAAGATTTTGGTGGACTTGAAGCTATGATTTTTCAAGATTTTGTTGAGGTTTTTGGACTTGATGATTTAAAAGAGTCTTTAAAAGCTTTGGAAGTTTTTACCATAGATTCAAGTAGTGAATTTGCAATAAGACAATTTATACTTAAGTATGAAGAAGAGACTATGAATCAAATGAAACTTTGGGCAAAATCTTCAAATGAACATTTAAGAAGATTAGCTAGTGAAGGTTGCAGACCTAGACTTCCTTGGGCTATTGCATTACCAAAGTTTAAAGAAAATCCAAAAAAAGTGCTTGAAATAATAGAACTTCTAAAAAATGACAAATCAAAATATGTTCAAAAAAGTGTAGCGAATAATCTAAATGATATTTCAAAAGATAATCCTAATTTTGTAATAGAATTTGTAAAAGATAATTTAGGTTTTTCAAAAGAGCTTGATTTTATTTGTAAGCATGGAAGTAGAACTTTACTTAAAAGTGGAAATATAGAAGTTCTAAAGCTTTTTAGTTTTGAAAAAGTAAATCATATAAATATATCAGATTTTTATTGTGATGAGAGCGTAGAAATAGGGCAAGATTTGAACTTTTCTTTTCAACTTAAATCTGATGAAAAACTAGGAAGTATAAGAGTCGAATATATAATAAAATATTTAAAACAAAAAAATAAATATAGTCAAAAAATATTTATGATAACTCAAAGTGATTTTAAAGAGAAGTTAAAAAGATTTAATAAAAAGCAGAGTTTCAAAGATATGACTACACGAAAACATATAAGAGGAGAACATAGTTTAAGTATAGTCATAAATGGAGAAAAAATTATCGAAAAACCTTTTGTTGTAAATTAA
- a CDS encoding virulence RhuM family protein has protein sequence MSDISNLVVYNDGELELKVSVNGENIWLTQLQMSELFDTSSDNIGLHLKNIYKEKELDENLTTENYSVVRQEGTRKVTRVIKHYNLDAIICVGYRVSSNKATKFRQWATSILKNYIQNGYVINHYKITEQRLLLLENDVNVIKSKIKENKLKC, from the coding sequence ATGAGTGATATATCAAATCTAGTAGTTTATAATGATGGAGAGTTAGAACTCAAAGTTTCGGTAAATGGTGAAAATATTTGGCTTACTCAATTGCAAATGTCAGAGTTGTTTGATACTAGTAGTGATAATATAGGATTACATCTAAAAAATATTTATAAAGAAAAAGAACTAGATGAAAATTTAACTACCGAGAATTACTCGGTAGTTCGACAAGAAGGAACTAGAAAAGTAACAAGAGTAATAAAACACTATAATTTAGATGCAATTATTTGTGTTGGATATAGAGTGAGTTCAAATAAGGCTACAAAATTTCGTCAATGGGCAACTTCTATTTTGAAAAATTATATTCAAAATGGATACGTAATAAATCATTATAAAATAACAGAACAAAGATTACTATTATTAGAAAATGATGTAAATGTTATAAAATCTAAAATAAAAGAAAATAAACTTAAGTGTTAA
- a CDS encoding DJ-1/PfpI family protein, with product MQKVVGIFVFDDIEVLDFCGPFEVLSVTRLDESKRLESLSPFDVKLVAMTKEVIFTKGNMKIIPDFDFKTCPKLDILIVPGGMGTRKLMYDERVLDFISQKAKEVELLTSVCTGSLILASAKLLDGVNATTHWKSLQRMEDEFKNVKVCKDKHFVEDGNIISSAGISAGIDMALYIVKRYFGENVSRATAKHMEYPYLEENKRRIEI from the coding sequence ATGCAAAAAGTAGTTGGAATTTTTGTTTTTGATGATATAGAAGTTTTAGATTTTTGTGGACCATTTGAGGTTTTAAGTGTAACAAGACTTGATGAATCAAAGAGGTTAGAATCTCTTTCTCCTTTTGATGTAAAACTTGTAGCTATGACAAAAGAGGTTATTTTTACAAAAGGAAATATGAAAATAATACCAGACTTTGATTTTAAAACTTGTCCAAAACTTGATATTTTGATAGTTCCAGGTGGAATGGGAACAAGAAAGCTTATGTATGATGAAAGAGTTTTAGATTTTATAAGCCAAAAAGCAAAAGAGGTAGAATTATTGACTTCTGTTTGTACGGGTTCTCTTATTTTAGCAAGTGCAAAACTACTTGATGGTGTAAATGCTACAACACACTGGAAAAGTCTTCAAAGAATGGAAGATGAATTTAAAAATGTAAAAGTGTGTAAAGATAAACACTTTGTAGAAGATGGAAATATCATCTCAAGTGCAGGAATCTCAGCAGGAATTGATATGGCACTTTATATTGTAAAAAGATATTTTGGAGAAAATGTTTCAAGAGCAACTGCAAAACATATGGAATATCCATATTTAGAAGAGAATAAAAGAAGAATAGAAATATAA
- a CDS encoding class I SAM-dependent methyltransferase: MKDIRFKYQTIEFGEDDIHLRTLRDKQQFSDEEKKAEKLGISSATWPLFGIVWPSSEVLANFIYDYDFENKRILEVGCGIGLSSLVLNRLNADITATDYHPEAENFLDINTQLNQDDEIPFVRTSWSDEFTEELGKFDLIIGSDLLYERNHAELLSAFINAHANPKCKVILVNPNRGHQGKFTSKMEEYGFSCISFEPINTDYLDEPYKGKIFKYTRNL; encoded by the coding sequence ATGAAAGATATTAGATTTAAATATCAAACCATAGAGTTTGGGGAAGATGATATACATCTAAGGACACTAAGAGATAAACAACAATTTAGTGATGAAGAAAAGAAAGCTGAAAAACTAGGAATTTCAAGTGCGACTTGGCCTTTGTTTGGAATTGTTTGGCCTTCTAGCGAAGTTTTGGCAAATTTTATATATGACTATGACTTTGAAAATAAAAGAATTTTAGAAGTTGGTTGTGGAATAGGACTTTCAAGTTTGGTTCTAAATCGACTAAATGCTGATATAACTGCAACAGATTATCATCCTGAAGCAGAAAACTTTTTAGATATAAATACTCAATTAAATCAAGATGATGAAATACCCTTTGTAAGAACTAGTTGGAGTGATGAATTTACAGAAGAATTAGGAAAGTTTGACCTTATAATAGGTAGTGATTTACTATATGAAAGAAATCATGCTGAACTATTATCAGCTTTCATAAATGCTCATGCAAATCCAAAATGTAAAGTTATTTTAGTTAATCCAAATAGAGGACATCAAGGAAAATTTACAAGCAAAATGGAAGAATATGGTTTTTCTTGTATATCTTTTGAGCCTATAAATACAGACTATTTAGATGAACCATATAAAGGAAAAATTTTTAAATATACTAGAAATCTTTAA
- a CDS encoding TonB-dependent siderophore receptor — translation MNLFKKSLLSPTVALLICSSVYADNISYSIEKQSLKDAIEKISKKANKPYIASGEIFDGKTSNAIKDITGTQNALDEVLKNSGLEAVLEDGAIIIKKLLVIGKGTVLEPISVNDSYLGSTTEGTNSYTTGSMRTATKLDLSLRETPQSVSVITQQMIEDKKIDDFDTLMKNVTGVRIDKGIQDSRATYYLRGFTLDYYQMDGIPMPTNMYSMNNYNMDKFDRVEIVKGANGLTSGAGNPAGAINMIRKHANSKEFTGSVDASAGTWDTYKLKTDISTPLNDDGSIRGRLVASHKETDTFKDRVHNENDLVYAVVDADITDTTTISVGASYEKEKLDGDSSNLPAFYSDGTKTNFDRSKNYSSDWSYWDTERKSYFLDVKQYLPNDILLNAVYTHNDINNNNLYGYIDVWTGKLNKDGSGLIYQEFGNNVQDIKEDNIDVYASVPFKLGSREHEIIAGFQYNRQKIDLDIKTNGTAHTIDNFFTQNGSGVPLMGTPNPQPKYEDIDIKQTAFYINGKFEIVDDLKLILGGRLTNYEDETWNKYSGNSNYKFDNEFTPFVGLVYDIDENHSAYASYTDIFKPQNARDKDNKLLDPILGKNYEVGVKGEYFDKKLNAGLTLFRIEQDNVAEGTGQKNQVGNPISEAKDGVTSKGVELEIGGKLTDNWDLSAGFTHFSAEEANGEKFNTRAPRSNINIFTKYSINDFSVGAGVNWKSDTYIGSGASKVSQDAYATVDLMASYDFSKNLIGQLNINNLFDKTYYSGYSRSEYAYGDPINGMLSLKYKF, via the coding sequence ATGAATTTATTTAAGAAAAGTTTACTTAGTCCTACTGTTGCTTTACTTATTTGCTCAAGTGTTTATGCAGATAATATAAGCTATTCAATAGAAAAACAATCTTTAAAAGATGCTATAGAAAAGATATCTAAAAAAGCAAATAAACCATATATTGCAAGTGGTGAAATCTTTGATGGAAAAACTTCAAACGCTATCAAAGATATAACAGGTACACAAAATGCTTTAGATGAGGTATTAAAAAATAGTGGCTTAGAAGCTGTACTTGAAGATGGTGCTATTATCATAAAAAAATTGCTTGTTATTGGCAAAGGTACAGTTTTAGAGCCAATTTCAGTTAATGATAGTTATTTAGGAAGTACAACAGAAGGAACTAACTCATATACAACAGGAAGTATGAGAACAGCTACAAAACTTGATTTATCACTTAGAGAAACACCACAATCAGTTTCAGTTATAACACAACAAATGATTGAAGATAAAAAAATAGATGATTTTGATACCTTGATGAAAAATGTTACTGGTGTAAGAATTGATAAAGGAATCCAAGATAGTAGAGCTACTTACTATTTAAGAGGTTTTACTCTTGATTATTATCAAATGGATGGAATACCAATGCCTACTAATATGTATTCTATGAATAATTATAATATGGATAAATTTGATAGAGTTGAAATAGTAAAAGGAGCAAATGGACTTACATCAGGTGCAGGAAATCCAGCTGGTGCTATAAATATGATAAGAAAACATGCAAATAGCAAAGAGTTTACAGGTAGTGTAGATGCAAGTGCTGGAACTTGGGATACATATAAACTAAAAACAGATATTTCAACTCCATTAAATGATGATGGAAGTATAAGAGGAAGATTAGTAGCAAGTCATAAAGAAACAGATACTTTTAAAGATAGAGTACATAATGAAAATGATTTAGTTTATGCTGTAGTTGATGCAGATATTACAGATACTACTACAATTTCAGTAGGTGCAAGTTATGAAAAAGAAAAACTAGATGGAGATTCTTCAAATTTACCAGCTTTTTATAGTGATGGAACAAAAACAAACTTTGATAGATCAAAAAACTATTCATCTGATTGGTCATATTGGGATACGGAGCGAAAATCATATTTTTTAGATGTTAAACAGTATTTACCAAATGATATATTGTTAAATGCAGTTTATACTCATAATGACATAAATAATAACAATTTATATGGATATATAGATGTTTGGACTGGAAAATTAAATAAAGATGGTTCAGGATTAATATATCAAGAATTTGGAAATAATGTACAAGACATAAAAGAAGATAATATAGATGTTTATGCTTCAGTACCATTTAAACTTGGAAGTAGAGAACATGAAATAATCGCAGGATTTCAATACAATAGACAAAAAATTGATTTGGATATTAAAACTAATGGTACAGCACATACTATTGATAATTTCTTTACTCAAAATGGAAGTGGAGTTCCTTTAATGGGTACTCCTAATCCTCAACCAAAGTATGAAGATATAGATATAAAACAAACAGCTTTTTATATTAATGGAAAATTTGAGATAGTTGATGATTTAAAACTTATTCTTGGTGGAAGATTAACTAATTATGAAGATGAAACGTGGAATAAATACAGTGGCAATTCAAATTATAAGTTTGATAATGAATTTACACCTTTTGTAGGTTTAGTTTATGATATAGATGAAAATCATTCAGCATATGCAAGTTATACAGATATTTTTAAACCACAAAATGCAAGAGATAAAGATAATAAATTATTAGACCCAATTTTAGGGAAAAACTATGAAGTTGGAGTAAAAGGAGAGTATTTTGATAAAAAACTAAATGCTGGATTAACTTTATTTAGAATAGAACAAGATAATGTAGCTGAAGGTACGGGACAAAAGAATCAAGTAGGAAATCCTATTTCTGAAGCAAAAGATGGTGTAACTTCAAAAGGAGTTGAACTTGAAATAGGTGGAAAACTAACTGATAATTGGGATTTAAGTGCAGGATTTACACATTTTTCAGCTGAAGAGGCAAATGGAGAAAAATTTAATACAAGAGCACCAAGAAGTAATATAAATATTTTTACAAAATATAGTATCAATGACTTTAGTGTAGGTGCAGGAGTGAACTGGAAAAGTGATACTTATATAGGTTCAGGAGCAAGTAAAGTATCACAAGATGCTTATGCAACTGTTGATTTGATGGCTTCATATGATTTTTCTAAAAATCTAATAGGACAGTTAAATATTAATAACCTATTTGATAAAACTTATTATTCTGGATACTCAAGAAGTGAATATGCTTATGGTGATCCAATAAATGGAATGTTGAGTTTAAAATATAAATTCTAA
- a CDS encoding FecR family protein, which translates to MNIETKIKEEATYWLILEKEGLNNEQKEKLNLWLEDENNKKAYNRIKFVHQMSKSLSKENSQILTKEIHNKISKKKLSNRIKHFSSAAAILLIFCFSAFKVYEYNFKVQFSQNLMTDKSSLSKELPDGSLIFVDAKTNLNIEYFNGKREINLINGRAMFEVAKDENRLFIIKSKDINIEVVGTKFEVIHKEDTTTINVENGVVKTYFSKYFFDKQNQAILTKAQSLTYSNEIGAISQIKIIEPEKIALWRENKILFDKTTLKEALEEFSKYSDISVLFLSKELENYSITGEFSSTQLDIFIKTILKIYPIKIEKNEKSLRISKKF; encoded by the coding sequence GTGAATATTGAAACTAAAATCAAAGAAGAAGCAACATATTGGCTAATACTTGAAAAAGAGGGCTTAAATAATGAACAAAAAGAGAAATTAAATCTTTGGTTAGAAGATGAGAATAATAAAAAAGCATATAATCGAATAAAATTTGTACATCAAATGTCAAAATCTTTATCAAAAGAAAATAGCCAAATTCTAACAAAAGAAATACACAATAAAATAAGCAAAAAAAAGCTTTCAAATAGAATAAAACATTTTTCAAGTGCAGCTGCAATTTTACTAATATTCTGTTTTTCAGCTTTTAAAGTTTATGAATATAACTTTAAAGTGCAGTTTTCACAAAATTTGATGACAGATAAAAGTAGCTTAAGTAAAGAACTTCCTGATGGTTCGCTTATCTTTGTAGATGCAAAAACAAATCTAAATATAGAGTATTTTAATGGAAAAAGAGAAATAAATCTAATAAATGGACGAGCTATGTTTGAAGTAGCAAAAGATGAAAATAGACTATTTATCATAAAAAGTAAAGACATAAATATAGAAGTAGTTGGAACAAAGTTTGAAGTTATCCATAAAGAAGATACAACTACAATAAATGTAGAAAATGGTGTAGTAAAAACTTACTTCTCTAAATATTTTTTTGATAAACAAAATCAAGCTATTCTGACAAAAGCTCAAAGTTTGACTTACTCAAATGAAATAGGTGCTATAAGTCAAATAAAAATTATAGAACCAGAAAAGATAGCTCTTTGGAGAGAAAATAAAATCTTATTTGATAAAACAACGCTAAAAGAGGCTTTGGAAGAGTTTTCAAAATATAGTGATATTTCAGTTTTATTTTTATCAAAAGAGTTAGAAAACTACTCTATAACTGGTGAATTTTCATCAACTCAACTTGATATATTTATAAAAACTATCTTAAAAATATATCCAATAAAAATAGAAAAAAATGAAAAAAGTTTAAGAATTTCAAAGAAATTTTGA
- a CDS encoding RNA polymerase sigma factor yields the protein MLRYYDELLYYAQKLVGDKEKAKDIIQETYIRVLESKEKYDIENERAYLYKIAKNIVVKEALENQKLQTTLFEENLHFGPPCEQPEEILFQEDQEKIFMQIIEELPQRAKEAYLLYTIEGYSRKEIGNMLDITSNAVEKLIKRASLKVEEELAKRGF from the coding sequence ATGTTGAGATACTATGATGAACTTTTGTATTATGCTCAAAAGTTAGTAGGTGATAAAGAAAAAGCTAAAGATATTATTCAAGAAACATATATTAGAGTTCTTGAGTCAAAAGAGAAATATGATATTGAAAATGAAAGAGCATATTTATATAAAATAGCAAAAAATATAGTTGTTAAAGAAGCTTTGGAAAATCAAAAACTACAAACTACACTATTTGAAGAAAACTTACATTTTGGACCACCGTGTGAACAACCAGAAGAGATACTATTTCAAGAAGACCAAGAAAAGATTTTTATGCAGATTATAGAAGAACTACCACAAAGAGCAAAAGAAGCTTATCTTTTATATACTATTGAAGGATATAGTAGAAAAGAGATAGGAAATATGCTTGATATAACTTCAAATGCAGTGGAAAAACTTATAAAAAGAGCATCTTTAAAAGTAGAAGAAGAATTAGCAAAGAGAGGATTTTAA
- a CDS encoding agmatinase family protein — MSYRTLEEEIKVLELGLPPVEGDGFIGGRLDPEEASLVLVPIPWEATVSFGQGTANAPDAIRTSSHQLDVENYHYIKPYTAGIAMLETDKSLHKLSNKARKKALKVIEALEDGKTNKKALKFVNEASVTLNSSVYEKSLEQIKKGKFVAVVGGDHSCPLGLIKALSDTQTESFGILHVDAHHDLREAYEGFTYSHASIFYNVMKECEKVSNLVQVGIRDYSKEEATRMINYGVKGACLYDTLMQSELASGKSLEDVFAPYINQLPQNVYLSIDIDGLEPLNCPNTGTPVPGGLRYGELEHLIFMIVKAGKNIIGFDLCEVGDSADGWDANVGSRVLYQLCGALLASQGKIEYR, encoded by the coding sequence ATGTCTTATAGAACTTTAGAAGAAGAGATAAAAGTATTAGAACTTGGACTTCCTCCTGTTGAGGGTGATGGATTTATCGGTGGAAGATTAGACCCAGAGGAAGCTAGTTTAGTTTTAGTTCCAATTCCTTGGGAAGCTACTGTTTCATTTGGACAAGGAACTGCAAATGCACCTGATGCTATACGAACTTCAAGCCACCAATTAGATGTAGAAAACTACCACTATATCAAACCATATACTGCTGGTATTGCTATGCTTGAAACTGATAAAAGTTTACATAAGCTTAGTAACAAAGCAAGAAAAAAAGCTTTAAAAGTTATTGAAGCTCTTGAAGATGGGAAAACAAATAAAAAAGCTTTAAAATTTGTAAATGAAGCTTCGGTTACTTTAAACTCTTCGGTTTATGAAAAATCTCTTGAACAGATAAAAAAAGGGAAATTTGTAGCAGTTGTTGGAGGTGATCACTCTTGTCCTCTTGGACTTATCAAAGCTTTAAGTGATACTCAAACTGAATCATTTGGTATCTTACACGTTGATGCTCACCACGATTTAAGAGAAGCTTATGAAGGTTTTACTTACTCTCACGCTTCAATTTTTTATAACGTTATGAAAGAGTGTGAAAAAGTTTCAAATCTAGTTCAAGTTGGTATTCGTGATTATAGTAAAGAAGAAGCAACTAGAATGATTAATTATGGGGTAAAAGGTGCCTGTTTATATGATACTTTAATGCAATCAGAACTTGCTAGCGGAAAATCACTTGAAGATGTTTTTGCTCCTTATATAAATCAACTTCCACAAAATGTTTATTTATCAATAGACATTGATGGTTTAGAGCCATTAAACTGCCCAAATACAGGAACTCCAGTTCCTGGAGGATTGAGATATGGAGAACTTGAACATCTTATTTTTATGATTGTAAAAGCTGGTAAAAATATCATAGGATTTGACCTTTGTGAAGTTGGCGATAGTGCTGATGGTTGGGATGCAAATGTTGGCTCAAGAGTTTTATACCAATTATGTGGCGCATTACTTGCAAGTCAAGGAAAAATCGAATATAGATAA
- a CDS encoding 2-isopropylmalate synthase — protein MSFKKYQQYPIVQNFKREWADKTITHAPIYCSVDLRDGNQALINPLTVEQKLEYFKALVKMGFKQIEVSYPSASDTDFNFTRKLIEEDLVPDDVAIQILIPAKKEWIKKSVEAMSEVKNGIFHLYNPTNEFQRRVVFQKSDDEIIQMAVEAMQYLVELTKDFKGKVTYQYSPESFSQTDLEFAAKICNEVINVVKPTKENKMIINLPNTLEACTANVYADRIEWMCKNLDNREALIISVHPHNDRGTSVASAELAVLAGADKIEGTLFGNGERAGNLDIINFAFNIYSQGIDPKLDLSIIDEVKAMYEEKTQLFVHPRHPFVGDMIFTAFSGGHQDAIKKGIDFYRQTNSQSWNVPYLPIDPKDIKRGYEKVIRVNSQSGKGGASFIISEFLGVNMNKDEAIKFGLVIKEESDKLKRELEKEEIIELYKKLNS, from the coding sequence ATGAGTTTCAAAAAATATCAACAATATCCTATTGTGCAAAATTTTAAAAGAGAGTGGGCAGATAAAACTATAACACACGCACCAATTTATTGTAGTGTAGATTTAAGAGATGGAAATCAAGCTTTGATAAATCCTTTAACGGTTGAGCAAAAATTGGAGTATTTTAAAGCTTTAGTAAAAATGGGCTTTAAACAAATAGAGGTTAGTTATCCAAGTGCTAGTGATACAGATTTTAACTTTACTAGAAAATTAATCGAAGAAGATTTAGTGCCAGATGATGTGGCTATTCAGATTTTAATTCCTGCAAAAAAAGAGTGGATTAAAAAAAGTGTAGAAGCTATGAGTGAAGTAAAAAATGGAATTTTTCACTTATATAATCCAACAAATGAGTTTCAAAGAAGAGTTGTTTTTCAAAAAAGTGATGATGAGATAATTCAAATGGCTGTTGAAGCTATGCAATATTTAGTTGAACTTACAAAAGATTTTAAAGGAAAAGTAACTTATCAATATTCACCAGAAAGCTTTTCTCAAACAGATTTAGAGTTTGCTGCAAAAATATGTAATGAAGTTATAAATGTGGTAAAACCAACAAAAGAAAATAAGATGATAATAAACTTACCAAATACTCTTGAAGCTTGTACAGCGAATGTTTATGCAGATAGAATAGAGTGGATGTGTAAGAATTTAGACAATCGAGAAGCTTTGATTATTAGTGTTCATCCTCATAATGATAGAGGAACTTCTGTGGCAAGTGCTGAGTTAGCTGTACTTGCAGGAGCAGACAAGATTGAGGGAACATTGTTTGGAAATGGTGAAAGAGCAGGGAACTTAGACATAATAAATTTTGCTTTTAATATCTATTCACAAGGAATTGACCCAAAACTTGATTTATCAATAATTGATGAGGTAAAAGCTATGTATGAAGAAAAAACACAACTTTTTGTACATCCAAGACATCCATTTGTTGGTGATATGATATTTACTGCTTTTAGTGGTGGACATCAAGATGCTATCAAAAAAGGAATAGATTTTTATAGACAAACAAATAGCCAAAGTTGGAATGTGCCATATTTACCAATTGACCCAAAAGATATAAAAAGAGGATATGAAAAAGTAATACGTGTAAACTCTCAATCAGGAAAAGGTGGAGCAAGTTTTATAATAAGTGAATTTTTAGGTGTAAACATGAACAAAGATGAAGCTATAAAATTTGGTTTAGTTATAAAAGAAGAATCTGATAAATTAAAAAGAGAGTTAGAAAAAGAAGAAATAATCGAACTATATAAAAAGTTAAATAGTTAA